Proteins from a single region of Syngnathus typhle isolate RoL2023-S1 ecotype Sweden linkage group LG10, RoL_Styp_1.0, whole genome shotgun sequence:
- the rbm12bb gene encoding RNA binding motif protein 12Bb isoform X1 yields MRVVHYGQQAVLYSCYESLLTYFLSEEDGQRRLRRNERIEAVLNIVSIFPNICTRVTLSLVCLSMAVVIRLQGLRITAGSQDIRKFFTGLKIPDGGVHIIGGEKEEAFIIFASDEDARRAMTRSGGQIRGGSVTLLLSSKSEMQSVFEKSAINAELEKKRNLEDNARHARRSAESDSNKRPASKVDMSPPLRQKRPNSNEDAPKIVSPCVFLKGLPFNVSQREIEDFFKGLHIVDLVLLKNATGRNNGMGLVKFSSTADVAEALKRDRDYIGSRYVEICPTTEEDWRRSTGRPPVRGHPGGERFERRGSPLRGQMRSQSPIGQRGSSPNDEFCVMLENLSFAVETEDIKRLFHHARLDDDQILFMNFDDRKSRSAFVLFKTMREFREATQEETKSFFNRLIHIRPISREKMVAIMESQKIDVSPCGNSSRRSRSNERPSSKPRNHSDTEKCLLVQNLPFDVRKMEVMDLFVGMNLSDDDVHLLRDNTGSGTGKALVLFHSDSAAMKALCLDGQRFLGAKLALKYVTRAHMRELIAGPQQRFNEFQGADEECSDFRGSRGANVPMNAGPHNYGGYNSAGHPFDRGNGARSGGGPPRHNFTEPTCVKLVNLPFQIKVEEIYDFCHGYRILPGSISLQYDRGGAFKGSATVVFETREEAVVAVEELNGRPIGSRKIQLLFV; encoded by the exons ATGCGTGTTGTGCATTACGGCCAGCAGGCGGTGCTATACAGTTGTTATGAGTCGTTGCTCACTTATTTTCTGAGCGAAGAAGACGGGCAAAGGCGGCTGAGAAGGAACGAGCGAATCGAGGCTGTGCTAAATATTGTTAGCATTTTTCCCAATATTTGCACAAGAGTCACCTTGTCGCTTGT GTGCCTCAGCATGGCAGTCGTCATCCGTTTACAGGGATTGAGGATCACTGCCGGTTCGCAGGATATTCGCAAATTCTTCACTGGACTCAAAATTCCAGATGGTGGTGTACACATAATCGGAGGAGAGAAGGAGGAAGCTTTCATTATTTTTGCTTCCGACGAAGACGCGAGAAGAGCCATGACGCGCTCAGGGGGGCAAATCCGCGGGGGATCTGTGACTTTGCTGCTCAGTAGCAAATCAGAGATGCAGAGTGTATTTGAGAAAAGTGCCATCAATGCGGAGCTGGAGAAAAAGAGAAATCTCGAAGATAACGCAAGGCATGCCCGAAGATCCGCCGAGTCCGATTCCAACAAGAGGCCGGCGAGTAAAGTGGACATGAGTCCTCCACTGCGTCAAAAGAGACCAAACTCAAATGAAGATGCCCCGAAGATCGTCTCCCCGTGTGTTTTCCTCAAAGGGCTGCCTTTCAATGTGTCCCAAAGAGAAATCGAGGATTTCTTCAAGGGTTTACACATTGTTGACCTCGTCCTGTTGAAAAACGCAACCGGTCGAAACAACGGAATGGGTCTCGTGAAATTTTCAAGCACGGCGGACGTAGCGGAAGCCTTGAAGAGGGACAGGGACTACATCGGTTCTCGCTATGTGGAGATTTGTCCCACGACGGAGGAGGACTGGCGACGGTCAACCGGAAGGCCACCCGTGCGGGGCCACCCGGGAGGCGAGAGGTTTGAAAGACGTGGATCGCCTTTGCGTGGTCAAATGAGGTCACAGTCACCAATAGGCCAGAGGGGGTCATCGCCCAATGATGAGTTCTGCGTTATGCTGGAGAATCTCTCCTTTGCAGTGGAAACGGAGGACATCAAAAGACTTTTTCACCACGCAAGGCTCGATGATGACCAGATCTTGTTCATGAATTTTGACGACCGGAAAAGTAGGTCCGCCTTTGTGCTCTTCAAGACCATGCGTGAGTTTCGCGAAGCAACACAAGAGGAGACAAAGTCCTTTTTCAATCGATTGATTCATATCCGGCCGATCTCCAGAGAAAAAATGGTGGCCATCATGGAGTCTCAGAAAATAGATGTCAGCCCTTGTGGGAACTCTAGTAGAAGAAGTAGAAGTAATGAGAGGCCCTCATCCAAGCCTAGGAATCATTCTGACACAGAGAAGTGCTTGCTGGTGCAAAATCTACCCTTCGACGTACGCAAAATGGAGGTCATGGACTTGTTCGTTGGGATGAATCTCTCGGACGATGACGTGCACTTGCTGCGTGACAACACAGGTTCGGGGACCGGCAAGGCTTTGGTTCTCTTCCACTCCGACTCAGCGGCCATGAAGGCCCTCTGTCTCGACGGGCAGAGGTTTCTCGGTGCAAAGCTTGCTCTCAAATACGTCACTCGTGCTCACATGCGGGAGTTGATCGCCGGGCCACAGCAAAGATTCAATGAGTTCCAAGGTGCCGATGAGGAGTGTTCCGACTTCAGGGGCTCCCGTGGCGCTAACGTGCCAATGAATGCGGGGCCTCATAACTACGGCGGCTATAATTCTGCCGGCCACCCGTTCGACAGAGGCAACGGTGCTCGTAGCGGCGGAGGTCCACCGAGGCACAATTTTACCGAGCCTACATGTGTGAAGCTAGTTAATTTACCATTCCAAATCAAAGTAGAAGAAATCTACGATTTTTGCCACGGATATCGTATTCTTCCGGGATCCATCTCATTGCAGTACGACAGGGGCGGAGCTTTTAAAGGGAGCGCAACTGTTGTATTTGAGACTCGGGAGGAGGCCGTTGTAGCAGTGGAGGAACTCAATGGAAGGCCAATTGGTTCGAGAAAGATTCAACTACTCTTTGTTTAA
- the LOC133160792 gene encoding oocyte zinc finger protein XlCOF6.1-like, which produces MFARTNAQYVEEEDHSRRRLEDLWLQPYVVLRRVDIREAIRPKHQEPEWTCIKEEDVGKEVDHMNEQMVQKILCTVKEEEEPERARIKEEDVGKEVHHLNEQMVPTLLCTIKEEEEPERPCIKEEGEDSCNIKEEEEDTFRMPSTDVTVKSLDEGQHEVIKGVVPPSCTSSQQMTRESDGDHCGGSQVAPPSDSNDVTKNYSCSDCGQNFSRREHLKMHTRTHTGEKPFSCSVCGKRFAQSGSLKTHTRTHTGEKPFSCSDCGQKFTRSGRLKFHASVHTGEKPFLCSVCGRLFARKEYLKKHTRIHTGEKPFSCSVCGQRFADRGHLKSHSRIHTGEKPFSCSVCGQRFRRKETLKRHTRTHTGEKPFSCSDCGQKFARRDHLEFHTSSHIVEKPFSC; this is translated from the exons ATGTTTGCAAGAACCAATGCACAGTACGTGGAGGAAGAAGACCATAGTCGTCGACGACTAGAAGATCTTTGGCTGCAGCCATATGTTGTGTTACGCAGGGTTG ACATTCGTGAAGCTATTCGTCCTAAGCATCAGGAGCCAGAGTGGACGTGCATCaaagaggaagatgtgggcaAAGAGGTCGACCACATGAATGAACAAATGGTGCAGAAGATTCTTTGCACtgtaaaagaggaggaagagccagAGCGGGCTCGtattaaagaggaagatgtgggcaAAGAGGTCCACCACTTAAATGAACAAATGGTGCCCACGTTACTTTGCAccataaaagaggaggaagagccggagcggccttgtattaaagaggagggagaagacTCCTGCAAcattaaagaggaggaggaggataccTTCAGGATGCCATCGACTGATGTTACTGTGAAGAGTTTAGATGAGGGTCAACATGAGGTGATCAAAGGGGTGGTGCCGCCAAGCTGCacctcaagtcaacaaatgaccagagaaagtgatggagaccactgtggagGATCACAAGTAGCTCCACCATCAGATAGTAATGACGTCACGAAAAACTATTcctgctcagattgtggccaaaaTTTCTCTCGGCgggaacatttaaaaatgcacacaagaacccacactggtgagaaacccttttcatgctcagtttgtgggaaAAGATTTGCTCAAAGTGGAAGTTTAAAAACGCACACGAGAACCCACacgggtgagaaacctttttcatgctcagattgtggccaaaaattcactCGAAGTGGTCGTTTAAAATTTCACGCAAGtgtccacactggtgagaaaccttttttatgctcagtttgtggccgatTATTCGCTCGGAAGGAATACTTgaaaaagcacacaagaatTCACaccggcgagaaacctttttcatgctcagtttgtgggcaaAGATTCGCTGACAGGGGACATTTGAAATCACActcaagaatccacactggagagaaacctttttcatgctcagtttgtggccaaagattccgTCGGAAGGAAACCTTAAAAAGGCACACGAGAACCcatactggcgagaaacctttttcatgctcagattgtggccaaaaatttgcTCGAAGGGATCATTTAGAATTTCACACAAGTAGCCACATtgttgagaaacctttttcatgctga
- the gra gene encoding uncharacterized protein C8orf88 homolog, with protein sequence MTMEVSRRRTIQKHLEPARPLRRLLPVDVRGSPEPKINPASCVQTLINIADKQTNITVEQFLEIVNLQDEKKERLSYSRDFLIGLASCPAAKMRPEFLPDHPIVLPNARKVDYTLD encoded by the exons ATGACAATGGAGGTGTCGAGGCGACGAACTATCCAAAAGCACTTGGAGCCTGCAAGACCGCTGCGCCGTCTCCTTCCTGTTGACGTCCGTGGCTCACCTG AACCCAAAATAAATCCTGCTTCGTGTGTTCAGACATTGATTAACATCGCAGATAAACAG ACAAACATTACAGTGGAGCAGTTCCTCGAGATTGTCAATCTCCAGGATGAGAAAAAAG AGAGATTGTCATACTCTCGAGATTTTCTGATTGGACTTGCGAGTTGTCCTGCTGCCAAGATGAGGCCGGAGTTTTTACCAGACCACCCCATAGTCTTACCCAACGCA CGAAAGGTCGACTACACCCTGGACTGA
- the rbm12bb gene encoding RNA binding motif protein 12Bb isoform X2, producing the protein MCLSMAVVIRLQGLRITAGSQDIRKFFTGLKIPDGGVHIIGGEKEEAFIIFASDEDARRAMTRSGGQIRGGSVTLLLSSKSEMQSVFEKSAINAELEKKRNLEDNARHARRSAESDSNKRPASKVDMSPPLRQKRPNSNEDAPKIVSPCVFLKGLPFNVSQREIEDFFKGLHIVDLVLLKNATGRNNGMGLVKFSSTADVAEALKRDRDYIGSRYVEICPTTEEDWRRSTGRPPVRGHPGGERFERRGSPLRGQMRSQSPIGQRGSSPNDEFCVMLENLSFAVETEDIKRLFHHARLDDDQILFMNFDDRKSRSAFVLFKTMREFREATQEETKSFFNRLIHIRPISREKMVAIMESQKIDVSPCGNSSRRSRSNERPSSKPRNHSDTEKCLLVQNLPFDVRKMEVMDLFVGMNLSDDDVHLLRDNTGSGTGKALVLFHSDSAAMKALCLDGQRFLGAKLALKYVTRAHMRELIAGPQQRFNEFQGADEECSDFRGSRGANVPMNAGPHNYGGYNSAGHPFDRGNGARSGGGPPRHNFTEPTCVKLVNLPFQIKVEEIYDFCHGYRILPGSISLQYDRGGAFKGSATVVFETREEAVVAVEELNGRPIGSRKIQLLFV; encoded by the exons AT GTGCCTCAGCATGGCAGTCGTCATCCGTTTACAGGGATTGAGGATCACTGCCGGTTCGCAGGATATTCGCAAATTCTTCACTGGACTCAAAATTCCAGATGGTGGTGTACACATAATCGGAGGAGAGAAGGAGGAAGCTTTCATTATTTTTGCTTCCGACGAAGACGCGAGAAGAGCCATGACGCGCTCAGGGGGGCAAATCCGCGGGGGATCTGTGACTTTGCTGCTCAGTAGCAAATCAGAGATGCAGAGTGTATTTGAGAAAAGTGCCATCAATGCGGAGCTGGAGAAAAAGAGAAATCTCGAAGATAACGCAAGGCATGCCCGAAGATCCGCCGAGTCCGATTCCAACAAGAGGCCGGCGAGTAAAGTGGACATGAGTCCTCCACTGCGTCAAAAGAGACCAAACTCAAATGAAGATGCCCCGAAGATCGTCTCCCCGTGTGTTTTCCTCAAAGGGCTGCCTTTCAATGTGTCCCAAAGAGAAATCGAGGATTTCTTCAAGGGTTTACACATTGTTGACCTCGTCCTGTTGAAAAACGCAACCGGTCGAAACAACGGAATGGGTCTCGTGAAATTTTCAAGCACGGCGGACGTAGCGGAAGCCTTGAAGAGGGACAGGGACTACATCGGTTCTCGCTATGTGGAGATTTGTCCCACGACGGAGGAGGACTGGCGACGGTCAACCGGAAGGCCACCCGTGCGGGGCCACCCGGGAGGCGAGAGGTTTGAAAGACGTGGATCGCCTTTGCGTGGTCAAATGAGGTCACAGTCACCAATAGGCCAGAGGGGGTCATCGCCCAATGATGAGTTCTGCGTTATGCTGGAGAATCTCTCCTTTGCAGTGGAAACGGAGGACATCAAAAGACTTTTTCACCACGCAAGGCTCGATGATGACCAGATCTTGTTCATGAATTTTGACGACCGGAAAAGTAGGTCCGCCTTTGTGCTCTTCAAGACCATGCGTGAGTTTCGCGAAGCAACACAAGAGGAGACAAAGTCCTTTTTCAATCGATTGATTCATATCCGGCCGATCTCCAGAGAAAAAATGGTGGCCATCATGGAGTCTCAGAAAATAGATGTCAGCCCTTGTGGGAACTCTAGTAGAAGAAGTAGAAGTAATGAGAGGCCCTCATCCAAGCCTAGGAATCATTCTGACACAGAGAAGTGCTTGCTGGTGCAAAATCTACCCTTCGACGTACGCAAAATGGAGGTCATGGACTTGTTCGTTGGGATGAATCTCTCGGACGATGACGTGCACTTGCTGCGTGACAACACAGGTTCGGGGACCGGCAAGGCTTTGGTTCTCTTCCACTCCGACTCAGCGGCCATGAAGGCCCTCTGTCTCGACGGGCAGAGGTTTCTCGGTGCAAAGCTTGCTCTCAAATACGTCACTCGTGCTCACATGCGGGAGTTGATCGCCGGGCCACAGCAAAGATTCAATGAGTTCCAAGGTGCCGATGAGGAGTGTTCCGACTTCAGGGGCTCCCGTGGCGCTAACGTGCCAATGAATGCGGGGCCTCATAACTACGGCGGCTATAATTCTGCCGGCCACCCGTTCGACAGAGGCAACGGTGCTCGTAGCGGCGGAGGTCCACCGAGGCACAATTTTACCGAGCCTACATGTGTGAAGCTAGTTAATTTACCATTCCAAATCAAAGTAGAAGAAATCTACGATTTTTGCCACGGATATCGTATTCTTCCGGGATCCATCTCATTGCAGTACGACAGGGGCGGAGCTTTTAAAGGGAGCGCAACTGTTGTATTTGAGACTCGGGAGGAGGCCGTTGTAGCAGTGGAGGAACTCAATGGAAGGCCAATTGGTTCGAGAAAGATTCAACTACTCTTTGTTTAA
- the upp1 gene encoding uridine phosphorylase 1 has product MRALKVEVRSKVANFLHLSELTIRVHCIQLLISPLNFPPSSPVLVHNPYLCGLKDDILYHFSLGTGTHNLPALFGDVKFVCVGGSAWRMKDFIEYIAAELGMQDPKSDYPNICAGTDRYAMYKVGPVLSVSHGMGIPSMSIMLHELIKLLYHARCTDVTIIRIGTSGGIGLEPGTVVITKQSVDATFVAKFEQLILGELVVRDTDLDYTLAEELLQCSKELGQFKTVMGNTMCTLDFYEGQGRLDGAFCLYTEKDKHKYLKKAKEAGVCNIEMESTVFAAMCKLSGLRAAVVCTTLVDRLKRDQLSSSKEVLHTYQLRPQILVGYYIKKQVEALKTLHR; this is encoded by the exons ATGAGGGCCTTGAAAGTCGAGGTCAGGTCAAAGGTTGCGAACTTTCTCCATCTTTCCGAGCTGACCATCCGGGTTCACTGCATTCAG TTACTTATTTCCCCCCTTAATTTCCCACCTTCAAGTCCCGTTCTTGTGCACAACCCTTACCTCTGTGGGCTTAAAGATGACATCTTGTATCACTTCAGTCTGGGAACAGGGACACACAATCTCCCAGCTCTGTTTGGAGACGTCAAA tttgtgtgtgttgggggcagCGCTTGGCGAATGAAAGACTTCATTGAGTATATTGCTGCAGAGCTTGGGATGCAAGACCCCAAATCAGACTACCCTAATATTTGTGCTGGAACAGACCGATATGCCATGTACAAAGTTGGACCTGTACTCTCTGTTAGT CATGGAATGGGAATCCCATCCATGTCGATCATGTTGCATGAGCTCATAAAGCTCCTCTATCATGCACGATGCACAGATGTTACAATCATACGCATTGGAACATCAGGTGGTATAG GGCTTGAACCGGGGACTGTCGTCATTACCAAACAGTCTGTGGATGCCACATTCGTGGCCAAATTTGAGCAGCTGATCTTGGGCGAGTTAGTGGTCCGTGACACTGACCTGGACTACACCCTTGCTGAGGAACTGCTTCAGTGCAGCAAGGAGCTGGGCCAGTTCAAAACTGTGATGGGAAACACCATGTGCACGCTGGATTTCTATGAAG GTCAAGGCCGCTTAGACGGTGCATTCTGCCTGTACACGGAGAAGGACAAGCACAAATACTTGAAGAAAGCTAAAGAAGCAGGCGTGTGCAATATTGAGATGGAGTCCACAGTTTTTGCCGCCATGTGTAAACTAAGCGGCCTGCGAG CGGCCGTGGTTTGCACAACATTAGTGGACCGCCTAAAGAGAGACCAGCTGAGCAGCTCCAAGGAGGTTCTCCACACCTACCAACTGAGACCTCAGATCCTCGTGGGGTACTACATTAAGAAACAGGTTGAAGCACTGAAAACTCTTCACCGATGA
- the LOC133160750 gene encoding gastrula zinc finger protein XlCGF57.1-like — protein MFARTTAKYVEEEDHSRRRLEDLWLQPYVVLRRIDISEAVHPKHQEPEHTCIKEEDAKEIHHMNEQMVQTFLCTIKDEEPERPCIKEEGEDSCDIKDEEEDTFKMPLTDVPVKSLDEGQHEVINGAAPPTCSSSQQMTREGDVDHCGGSQAAPPSDSDDVTKNYSCSDCGQRFTQRGSLKRHTSTHTGEKPFSCSVCGQKFSQKGNFKRHTRIHTGQEHFSCSVCGQSFKWKETLNRHTRTHTGEKPFSCSVCGRTFAQRHHLKAHTRTHTGEKPFSCSVCGRKFSLKEDVNKHKRIHTGEKPFSCLVCGQKFSRSGHLKRHTITHTGESPFSCSICGQIFSGKVALTIHTRIHTGEKPYSCLVCGQLFARNDCLIKHTRIHTGEKTFSCSVCGQMFSEGTYLKRHTIIHTGEKPFSCSVCGQKFSQKVTLKDHTRTHTGEKPFSCSVCGQKFSQKGNLKHHTRTHTGEKPFSCSVCGQRFVVKQSLERHIRIHTGEKPFSCSVCGKRFAAKHSLKRHIRIYTGEKPFLCSVCGKRFAAKQSLERHIRIHTGENPVACSAKENSEYVGEMSNDS, from the exons atgtttgcaaggaccacagcaaAGTACGTGGAGGAAGAGGACCATAGTCGTCGACGACTGGAAGATCTTTGGCTGCAGCCATATGTTGTGTTACGCAGAATTG acatcagtgaagctGTTCATCCTAAGCATCAGGAGCCAGAGCACACATGCATCAAAGAGGAAGATGCCAAAGAGATCCACCACATGAATGAACAAATGGTGCAGACGTTTCTTTGCACCATAAAAGACGAAGAGCCGGAGCGGCCTTGTATtaaagaggagggagaagacTCCTGCGACATtaaagacgaggaggaggatacCTTCAAGATGCCATTGACTGATGTTCCTGTGAAGAGCTTAGATGAGGGTCAACATGAGGTGATCAATGGGGCAGCGCCGCCAACCTGcagctcaagtcaacaaatgaccagagaaggtGATGTAGACCACTGTGGAGGCTCACAAGCAGCTCCACCATCAGATAGTGATGACGTGACGAAAAACTATTcctgctcagattgtggccaaagatttacTCAAAGGGGAagtttaaaaaggcacacaagtacccacactggtgagaaacccttttcatgctcagtttgtgggcaaaaattctctcagaagGGAAATTTCAAAaggcatacaagaatccacactggacaggaacatttttcatgctcagtttgtggccaaagtttcaaatggaaggaaacctTAAATAGGCACacgagaacccacactggtgagaaacctttttcatgctcagtttgtggccgaaCATTTGCTCAGAGGCACCATTTAAAAGctcacacaagaacccacactggagagaaacctttttcatgctcagtttgtggcagaAAATTCAGTCTAAAAGAAGATGTTAACAAGCACAagagaatccacactggtgagaaacctttttcatgcttagtttgtggccaaaaattctcccGGAGCGGGCATTTGAAAAGACACACAATAACCCACACAGGTGAGAgtcctttttcatgctcaatttgtggccaaatattttCAGGGAAGGTAGCTCTAACAattcacacaagaatccacactggtgagaaaccttattCATGCTTAGTTTGTGGCCAATTATTCGCTCGGAATGACTGCTTGAtaaagcacacaagaatccacacaggtgaaaaaactttttcatgctcagtttgtggccaaatgttCTCTGAGGGGACctatttaaaaaggcacacaataatccacactggggagaaacctttttcatgctcagtttgtggccaaaaattcagtCAGAAGGTAACCTTAAAAGatcacacaagaacccacactggtgagaaacctttttcatgctcagtttgtggccaaaaattcagtCAGAAGGGAAACTTAAAACatcacacaagaacccacactggcgagaaacctttttcatgctcagtttgtggccaaagattcgtaGTGAAGCAAAGCTTAGAAAGGCAtataagaatccacactggcgagaaacctttttcatgctcagtttgtggcaaaagattTGCAGCGAAGCACAGCTTAAAAAGGCATATAAGAATctacactggcgagaaaccttttttatgctcagtttgtggcaaaagattTGCAGCCAAGCAAAGCTTAGAAAGGCAtataagaatccacactggcgagaacccTGTCGCCTGCTCAGCCAAAGAGAATTCCGAGTATGTTGGGGAGATGAGCAATGATTCGTGA